A genomic stretch from Azospirillum lipoferum 4B includes:
- a CDS encoding MerR family transcriptional regulator gives MDRLSVGYDMAEMGDDGGDSRMPGPRLAIGELAGEFGLTHRTIRHYEDEGLLAPERIGSAPGGARVYGHRDRARLALICRGKRLGFSLAEIKDFLNLYDTDDAQIEQMRYMRMIARRRISALEQQLADVKQTLAELCTIDTQISEHLRRNGITETQDMEEKHS, from the coding sequence TTGGATCGGCTTTCGGTCGGCTACGACATGGCGGAGATGGGGGATGACGGGGGCGACAGCCGCATGCCCGGCCCGCGGCTCGCCATCGGCGAACTGGCCGGGGAGTTCGGTCTCACCCACCGCACCATCCGCCATTACGAGGACGAAGGGCTGCTGGCGCCGGAGCGGATCGGCAGCGCTCCCGGAGGCGCACGCGTCTACGGCCACCGCGACCGTGCCCGGCTGGCGCTGATCTGCCGGGGCAAGCGGCTGGGCTTCAGCCTGGCCGAAATCAAGGATTTCCTGAACCTCTACGACACCGACGACGCCCAGATCGAACAGATGCGCTACATGCGCATGATCGCGCGCCGCCGGATTTCCGCGCTTGAACAGCAGCTTGCCGACGTCAAACAGACGCTGGCGGAGCTGTGCACCATCGACACCCAGATCTCCGAGCATCTTCGCCGCAACGGCATCACGGAGACGCAGGACATGGAGGAGAAGCACTCATGA